A window of Deinococcus cellulosilyticus NBRC 106333 = KACC 11606 contains these coding sequences:
- a CDS encoding carbohydrate ABC transporter permease: MTTPTQTHTQAKENQNHKAAESVQSLLLHVFMTIGALLFLAPLYLMLVYATHPDNGIYSGALWFGSEAVNNFKNLQADTNFLRAMGNSIIIAVLYTVVSLMLTSMAGFAFTKYEFWGKNFWFGVILATLAIPVFVTIIPQYILMARNFHLTNTYWAVILPTLANTVGIFYMRQAFLIVHTDLLNAARIDGASEWRVFWQIALPVVRPALAALAILLFLSSWNDYLWPLLVLNNKDAYTIPVALGTLVGLTRVSWGGIMMGTALSTVPFLILFVIAQRQIIAGVAGGSVKG, encoded by the coding sequence ATGACCACACCCACCCAGACCCACACCCAGGCCAAAGAAAACCAGAACCACAAAGCTGCAGAAAGTGTGCAGTCCCTGCTGCTGCACGTGTTCATGACCATTGGTGCGCTTTTGTTTCTGGCCCCGTTGTACCTGATGCTGGTGTACGCCACCCACCCGGACAACGGGATCTACTCCGGAGCCTTATGGTTTGGCAGTGAAGCGGTCAACAACTTCAAGAACCTGCAGGCCGACACCAACTTCCTGCGGGCGATGGGCAACTCCATCATCATTGCGGTGCTGTACACCGTGGTCAGCCTGATGCTGACCAGCATGGCAGGATTCGCGTTCACCAAGTACGAATTCTGGGGCAAGAACTTCTGGTTCGGGGTGATCCTGGCGACATTGGCGATTCCAGTGTTCGTGACGATCATCCCGCAGTACATCCTGATGGCCCGCAACTTCCACCTGACCAACACTTACTGGGCCGTGATTTTGCCTACCCTGGCAAACACCGTTGGGATTTTCTACATGCGACAGGCGTTTTTGATCGTGCACACGGATCTGCTCAACGCAGCCCGGATTGATGGAGCCAGTGAGTGGCGGGTGTTCTGGCAAATTGCCCTGCCTGTGGTGCGTCCAGCCCTTGCAGCCCTCGCCATTCTGTTGTTTCTGTCGAGCTGGAACGATTACCTGTGGCCTCTTCTGGTGCTGAACAACAAGGATGCCTACACCATTCCGGTGGCCTTAGGGACCCTGGTGGGCCTGACCCGCGTGTCATGGGGGGGCATCATGATGGGTACCGCACTGTCCACCGTTCCTTTCCTGATCCTCTTTGTGATTGCCCAGCGCCAGATCATTGCAGGTGTTGCGGGTGGCTCGGTTAAAGGATAA